From one Allorhizobium ampelinum S4 genomic stretch:
- a CDS encoding NAD-dependent epimerase/dehydratase family protein — translation MMNKRIVFTGGTGKAGRHAVPHLQAKGYSILNLDLKPLDCPGVNTLITDITDSGQVFNALTTHFGFDGYDHGAPPSAPDAVVHFAAIPRVMIEPDNSTFSANVVGTYNVIEAAMKLGVRKVIIASSETTYGVCFAEGDKEFHSFPLEEDYDSDPMDSYGLSKVVNEKTARAFAMRYKADIYALRIGNVIEPHDYANFPGYLDNPMSRKRNAWSYIDARDLGEIVHLCIEKDGLGFQVFNAVNDTITADLPTREFLAKYCPDTPVLREMGENEAPISNRKARQVLGFKEEHPWRKYVTR, via the coding sequence ATTATGAACAAGCGTATCGTCTTTACGGGCGGCACCGGCAAGGCTGGACGCCATGCCGTTCCGCATCTGCAAGCCAAGGGATATTCGATCCTCAACCTTGATCTGAAGCCGCTCGACTGCCCTGGCGTCAATACGCTGATCACTGATATCACCGATAGCGGCCAGGTGTTCAACGCGCTGACGACGCATTTCGGTTTTGATGGATATGATCACGGCGCCCCGCCTTCGGCGCCCGACGCCGTCGTGCATTTCGCTGCCATTCCCCGGGTGATGATCGAGCCTGACAATTCCACCTTTTCGGCCAATGTCGTCGGCACCTATAATGTCATCGAGGCGGCCATGAAGCTTGGGGTGCGCAAGGTGATCATCGCTTCGAGCGAAACCACCTATGGCGTCTGTTTTGCCGAAGGCGACAAGGAGTTCCATAGTTTTCCGCTTGAAGAAGACTATGACAGCGACCCGATGGACAGCTACGGTCTGTCCAAGGTGGTCAATGAAAAGACCGCCCGGGCCTTTGCCATGCGCTACAAGGCCGATATCTATGCGCTGCGGATTGGCAATGTGATCGAGCCGCATGACTATGCCAATTTCCCTGGCTATCTCGATAACCCCATGTCGCGCAAGCGCAATGCCTGGAGCTATATCGACGCCCGCGACCTCGGCGAAATCGTCCATTTGTGCATCGAAAAGGACGGCCTCGGTTTCCAGGTGTTCAATGCCGTCAACGACACGATCACCGCCGATCTGCCGACCCGTGAATTTCTTGCCAAATATTGCCCCGACACGCCGGTTCTACGGGAGATGGGTGAGAATGAGGCACCAATTTCCAACCGGAAGGCCCGCCAGGTGCTTGGTTTTAAGGAAGAGCATCCCTGGCGCAAATATGTGACGCGCTGA
- a CDS encoding NAD(P)/FAD-dependent oxidoreductase: protein MSKNKISSAVIIGGGIFGTSTAVQLVRKGINVTLINDGPVANGASGRSLSWLNSSRMRSDAYHRLRMAGIDRYRTLAERFPGADWLSFKGGLTWDADDANNEIDAAYDHEVKLAYDAVHLAADEVKAVTPGVDADVVTPQGAIFNAAEGWVDLPALIKILVDEFKERGGTLVTDAGVASVIIENGRAVGARAANGATYPADAVLVATGPSVPKMAADAGQKIDDGTPISLLVTTKPLDLPLTAVLNTPRIAIRPGPNNSFALDSAWSEEEVGTLADGSYQVKQETLDGLLTEASKVLEGNPKLELASYGVGRKPIPGDGEPVLGELKAIPGYFVAFSHSGATLGLIVGELLAYEIASGERHPMLATFRPERFA, encoded by the coding sequence ATGTCGAAAAACAAGATATCAAGCGCTGTCATTATCGGCGGCGGCATTTTTGGAACGTCCACGGCGGTGCAGCTTGTCCGCAAGGGTATCAATGTCACCCTGATCAATGACGGACCGGTTGCCAATGGCGCGTCCGGGCGTTCCCTGTCCTGGCTCAATTCCTCGCGGATGCGCTCTGATGCTTATCATCGCCTGCGGATGGCGGGCATTGATCGTTACCGCACACTTGCTGAGCGCTTTCCAGGGGCCGATTGGCTGTCCTTCAAGGGTGGACTGACCTGGGATGCCGACGACGCCAACAATGAGATTGATGCCGCCTATGACCATGAGGTCAAGCTCGCCTATGATGCCGTTCATCTGGCCGCAGACGAGGTCAAGGCTGTGACGCCTGGCGTCGATGCGGACGTGGTCACACCACAGGGCGCTATTTTCAACGCGGCCGAGGGTTGGGTAGATTTGCCCGCCCTGATCAAAATTCTCGTCGATGAATTTAAGGAGCGCGGCGGCACGCTGGTGACAGATGCCGGGGTGGCCAGCGTGATAATTGAAAACGGTCGCGCCGTTGGTGCTCGCGCAGCAAACGGTGCGACCTATCCTGCCGATGCGGTCCTAGTGGCAACGGGACCGTCCGTTCCCAAAATGGCCGCTGATGCAGGCCAGAAAATTGACGACGGCACCCCGATTTCGCTGTTGGTCACAACAAAGCCTCTCGACCTTCCCTTGACAGCCGTGCTGAACACACCCCGCATCGCTATTCGCCCCGGCCCCAACAACAGTTTTGCATTGGATTCGGCATGGTCCGAGGAAGAAGTCGGTACTTTGGCGGATGGCAGCTATCAGGTGAAGCAGGAAACGCTGGATGGCCTGTTGACGGAAGCCTCCAAGGTACTGGAAGGCAATCCGAAGCTCGAACTGGCCAGCTATGGCGTCGGCCGCAAACCCATTCCCGGCGATGGTGAACCTGTTCTGGGCGAACTCAAAGCCATCCCCGGCTATTTTGTTGCCTTCAGCCATAGCGGCGCAACGCTGGGCCTGATTGTCGGCGAACTTCTCGCCTATGAAATCGCCAGTGGCGAACGCCATCCGATGTTGGCCACGTTCCGGCCTGAGCGCTTCGCCTGA